From one Malus sylvestris chromosome 1, drMalSylv7.2, whole genome shotgun sequence genomic stretch:
- the LOC126626131 gene encoding uncharacterized protein LOC126626131 gives MEKKSGSEEDKGKVCKRCKESYRASSNTSLSCRFHPSFFVCRRHDDQKRYYELGPNDPPYAAKFYDCCGAEDPEASGCTTSFHVSYDED, from the exons atggagaaaaAGAGTGGGAGTGAGGAGGATAAGGGAAAGGTATGCAAAAGGTGCAAGGAAAGCTACAGAGCCTCCTCTAACACCTCTCTCTCATGCCGCTTCCACCCTTCTTTCTTCGTCTGTCGCCGTCACGACGACCAGAAAAG GTACTATGAATTGGGACCCAACGATCCGCCATACGCTGCCAAGTTCTACGACTGTTGTGGGGCTGAGGATCCTGAGGCATCCGGCTGCACTACCAGTTTCCATGTTTCGTACGATGAGGATTGA
- the LOC126626125 gene encoding V-type proton ATPase subunit H-like yields the protein MFMHLATSRTLPRIIEVVKNSTKEKVVRVVVLTLRNLLSKGTFGAQMVDLGLPQIIQNLKAQAWSEEILRVLITILDTSSDPRALAVACFDISVFVQQRPAGSSIGTDLRAKERVIKLMNHESAEVTKNALLCIQRLFLGARYASVLQAYRCIPLNGGAEQWGSVF from the exons ATGTTTATGCATCTAGCTACTTCTAGAACTCTTCCAAGAATCATAGAAGTTGTCAAGAATTCCACAAAGGAGAAG GTTGTCAGAGTTGTTGTTTTGACCCTGAGGAACTTGCTCTCAAAAGGGACATTTGGCGCTCAAATGGTGGACCTTGGACTGCCACAAATCATTCAGAATTTGAAAGCACAAGCATGGAGTGAGGAG ATTCTAAGAGTCCTGATTACTATCTTGGATACATCCAGTGATCCTAGGGCATTGGCCGTAGCCTGCTTTGATATCTCAGTGTTTGTCCAGCAGCGACCGGCTGGAAGTAGCATAGGGACGGACCTCAGGGCCAAGGAACGTGTGATAAAACTGATGAATCATGAGAGTGCCGAGGTCACCAAAAATGCACTGCTATGTATCCAAAGGCTTTTCCTAGGTGCCAGGTATGCTAGCGTTTTGCAGGCTTATAGATGCATTCCTTTGAATGGCGGAGCGGAGCAATGGGGCAGCGTTTTTTAG
- the LOC126626089 gene encoding WEB family protein At3g02930, chloroplastic-like isoform X5: MSSKPKSTVSDTPKKASPAATPPPRLSKLGRGVAKSESDSPSPLQNSRLSVDRSPRSVKSKPALERRSPKITTPTSTPPEKQPTRVAKGSEIQAQLGLVQEDLKKAKEQIILIEKEKAKAIDELKEAQKVADEAHEKLREALVAQKRAEDNSEIEKFRAVELEQAGIEASQKKEEEWVKELEAVRNQHALDVSTLLSTTQELQRVKQELTMTCDAKNQALTHADDATMIAEIHANKVEILLAELAQLRALLDAKLETEASESNKMVVSLKSEVDSLKQELDKAKGYKERLIEKEASIEQLNVELESAKMAESYARSVVEEWKIRVEELEMQVEEANKLERSASESLDSVMKQLEGNNELLHDAESEISALKGKVSLLEITIGRHRGDLEESELCLEMAKRENYEMAKTVESLKSELETLKEEKMQALSNKKLASSSIQTLLEEKNKLINELENSRDEEEKSKKAMESLASALHEVSAEARETKEKLLSNQAELESNKSQIEDLKMVLKATNEKYEGMLDDAKHEVYLVTSNLEQCKTEFQNAKADWEKREPHLANCVKHSEEENSLKEKEISRLQNLLTKSNEEACALKDEEAQLKESLKEVESEVIYLQEALAEAKAENMKLKESILDKENEFQCIVHENDELQDKEAASLKKVGELSRLLEEAVAKKRAKENGELTDSEKDYDLLPKVVEFSEENGHGGEEKQKMDLAPSQGEEHKKESLWEENNNVVINGKAEEMDYAKSDNVKGKPKEDESVEVEYKMWESCKIEKKEFSLEREQEQESFEEEVESKVGGGDRCDEINGVTSTESVDESRTSPSKQQKKKKPLLRKFGSLLKKKGTSNNQK; this comes from the exons ATGTCTTCCAAGCCCAA ATCTACTGTATCTGATACTCCCAAAAAAGCATCACCAGCAGCAACCCCTCCACCTCGACTTAGTAAACTCGGCCGGGGAGTTGCTAAATCCGAATCCGATTCACCTTCACCTTTGCAAAATTCTCGCCTTTCAGTTGATCGCTCCCCGCGCTCTGTCAAATCCAAGCCCGCCCTTGAGCGTCGGTCACCCAAGATCACTACCCCCACCTCCACCCCCCCTGAA AAACAACCGACACGGGTTGCAAAGGGATCAGAGATACAGGCTCAATTAGGTCTTGTTCAGGAAGATCtgaagaaggcaaaggagcaGATAATTTTGATTGAGAAAGAGAAGGCAAAAGCAATTGACGAATTGAAAGAAGCGCAGAAAGTGGCCGATGAGGCACATGAGAAACTCAGAGAGGCTTTGGTGGCTCAAAAGCGAGCCGAGGACAATTCTGAAATTGAGAAGTTTCGCGCTGTTGAGTTGGAACAGGCAGGAATCGAAGCATCCcaaaagaaggaagaggaatggGTGAAGGAGCTTGAAGCTGTGAGGAACCAACATGCTCTGGATGTGTCCACTCTACTCTCTACCACTCAGGAACTTCAAAGGGTGAAGCAAGAACTGACCATGACCTGCGATGCCAAAAACCAGGCACTGACTCATGCTGATGATGCAACCATGATTGCCGAGATCCATGCCAATAAGGTGGAGATTCTTTTAGCTGAGTTGGCTCAGTTAAGGGCATTGCTAGATGCAAAGCTTGAAACAGAGGCTAGCGAGAGCAACAAGATGGTGGTAAGCCTTAAATCGGAGGTAGATTCTCTCAAACAAGAGCTTGATAAAGCAAAAGGTTACAAGGAGAGATTAATAGAGAAAGAGGCTTCCATTGAACAGCTCAACGTTGAGCTAGAATCAGCCAAGATGGCTGAATCTTATGCACGTAGTGTAGTTGAGGAGTGGAAAATTAGGGTTGAGGAATTAGAGATGCAGGTTGAAGAAGCAAATAAGTTGGAGAGGTCTGCATCAGAGTCTTTAGATTCAGTCATGAAACAACTCGAGGGAAACAATGAGTTGTTGCATGATGCAGAATCTGAAATTTCTGCTCTTAAAGGGAAGGTCAGCTTGCTGGAAATTACAATTGGAAGACATAGAGGGGATCTTGAGGAGTCAGAACTTTGTCTTGAGATGGCCAAAAGAGAAAATTATGAAATGGCGAAAACGGTTGAGTCGCTTAAGTCTGAGCTTGAAACTCTGAAGGAGGAGAAAATGCAGGCTTTAAGCAATAAGAAGCTTGCCTCATCCAGTATTCAAACCCTATTagaagagaaaaacaaactCATAAATGAGTTGGAAAATTCTAGGGATGAAGAAGAGAAGAGCAAGAAAGCAATGGAAAGCTTAGCTTCCGCCTTACATGAAGTCTCCGCAGAAGCAAGAGAAACCAAAGAAAAGCTGCTGTCTAATCAAGCTGAGCTTGAGAGTAACAAGTCGCAGATAGAAGACCTGAAAATGGTCTTGAAAGCAACCAACGAAAAGTATGAAGGCATGCTTGATGATGCAAAACACGAAGTCTATCTTGTTACAAGTAACCTTGAACAATGCAAGACTGAATTCCAAAACGCAAAGGCCGACTGGGAGAAGAGAGAACCTCACCTGGCGAATTGTGTGAAACATTCAGAAGAAGAAAACTctttgaaggaaaaagaaataagcAGGCTGCAAAATTTGCTCACAAAATCGAATGAAGAAGCTTGTGCTTTGAAGGACGAAGAAGCCCAGTTGAAAGAGAGTCTGAAGGAAGTTGAATCTGAAGTGATCTATTTGCAGGAAGCTCTTGCAGAAGCAAAGGCCGAGAACATGAAATTAAAGGAAAGCATATTGGACAAAGAAAATGAGTTCCAGTGTATTGTTCACGAAAACGATGAACTCCAAGACAAGGAGGCAGCTTCTCTTAAAAAGGTTGGGGAATTGTCTAGGTTACTGGAAGAAGCTGTAGCGAAGAAGCGAGCCAAGGAAAATGGTGAGCTGACAGATAGTGAGAAAGACTATGATTTGCTTCCAAAGGTAGTTGAATTCTCTGAAGAGAATGGGCATGGAGGAGAAGAGAAACAGAAAATGGACCTTGCACCAAGTCAAGGTGAGGAGCACAAGAAGGAAAGCTTATGGGAAGAGAATAATAATGTTGTCATTAATGGCAAGGCTGAGGAAATGGACTACGCTAAAAGTGATAATGTGAAGGGCAAACCAAAAGAAGATGAATCAGTAGAGGTGGAGTATAAGATGTGGGAGAGCTGCAAGATTGAAAAGAAGGAATTCTCGCTGGAGAGGGAACAAGAGCAG
- the LOC126615532 gene encoding uncharacterized mitochondrial protein AtMg00810-like has translation MRLPPGYERKGETRVCKLQKSLYGLKQASRQWFLKLSSALKAAGYRQSNADCSLFVRSKCTSLTTILVYVDDVILAGNDLPFIEKTNEFLANKFKLKDLGKLKYFLGIEVAMSSQGISLSQRKYALDILEDTGFLGARLARFPMDQNLTLTQTDEELLEEPSAYRRLVGRLIYLAITRPDRVYSVHILSQFMDKPRLPHLDAAHQVLRYIKGSPGQGIMLHSTSSLQLKAYCDADWAKCKDTRRSVSGYCIMLGDSLISWKTKKQTTVARSTAEAEYRAMASTCCEITSLKYVLSDLCVDHSQPVILFCDNQAALHIASNPVFHERTKHIEIDCHLVREKIQEGVVQTAHVRTLQQLADLFTKALSTSQFESLLSKLSVINIHSNLRGSVKDCKNQG, from the coding sequence ATGCGACTTCCACCTGGATACGAACGAAAGGGGGAGACACGAGTATGCAAACTTCAGAAGTCTCTTTATGGGCTTAAACAGGCTTCGAGACAGTGGTTCCTTAAGCTTTCTTCTGCACTTAAGGCCGCAGGTTATCGCCAGTCCAATGCGGATTGTTCTTTGTTTGTCCGATCCAAATGTACCAGCCTTACTACTATTCTAGTGTATGTGGATGATGTGATATTGGCAGGCAATGATTTACCATTTATTGAGAAGACAAATGAGTTCTTGGCTAACAAATTCAAACTCAAAGACCTAGGaaaattgaagtattttctggGCATCGAAGTTGCAATGTCATCTCAAGGTATCTCATTATCACAACGAAAGTATGCCTTAGATATATTGGAGGATACTGGTTTTCTTGGAGCAAGGTTGGCACGGTTTCCCATGGATCAAAACTTGACACTCACACAAACAGATGAAGAGTTACTGGAAGAGCCATCTGCATATAGAAGACTTGTTGGACGTCTAATTTATTTGGCAATAACACGGCCAGATCGTGTTTACTCTGTCCACATTTTAAGTCAATTCATGGACAAGCCTAGACTGCCGCATTTAGATGCAGCGCACCAAGTTTTGAGGTACATAAAAGGGTCACCAGGGCAAGGCATCATGCTTCACTCAACAAGCTCACTTCAGTTGAAAGCATATTGCGACGCAGATTGGGCAAAATGCAAAGACACAAGAAGGTCAGTTTCAGGGTATTGCATTATGCTTGGAGATTCACTCATATCTTGGAAAACGAAGAAACAAACCACAGTAGCGAGATCAACAGCGGAGGCAGAATATAGAGCCATGGCGTCTACATGTTGCGAGATAACTTCGTTGAAGTATGTGCTTAGTGATTTATGTGTCGATCACTCACAACCagttattttgttttgtgataacCAAGCTGCACTTCATATTGCATCCAACCCCGTGTTCCATGAAAGGACAAAACATATTGAAATCGATTGTCATTTGGTTCGAGAAAAGATACAAGAAGGAGTTGTCCAAACTGCTCATGTACGAACTCTACAACAATTGGCAGATTTATTCACCAAGGCACTGAGTACCTCCCAGTTT